The Blochmannia endosymbiont of Colobopsis nipponica genome has a segment encoding these proteins:
- the rplV gene encoding 50S ribosomal protein L22 — protein MQQAIAKYRYMQSSPQKVRLVVDMIRGKKVFQAINILNFSNKKSAFLLLKLLKSVVANAEHNFGLNIEDLKVAKIFVDVGPIAKRMVPRAKGRADRILKRTSHVTVIVTY, from the coding sequence ATGCAACAAGCTATTGCAAAATATCGTTATATGCAATCTTCTCCTCAAAAAGTACGTTTAGTTGTAGATATGATTAGAGGAAAGAAAGTATTTCAAGCGATTAATATTTTAAATTTTTCTAACAAGAAATCTGCTTTCTTGCTTTTGAAACTTTTAAAATCTGTCGTTGCTAATGCTGAACATAATTTTGGTTTAAACATTGAGGATTTAAAAGTTGCTAAGATTTTTGTTGATGTCGGCCCGATTGCTAAACGAATGGTTCCACGTGCTAAAGGTCGTGCTGATCGTATTTTGAAACGTACTAGTCATGTTACTGTAATTGTAACATATTAG
- the rpsS gene encoding 30S ribosomal protein S19: MPRSLKKGPFIDAHLLRKVEKAVESGNKRPIRTWSRRSTIFPKMIGLTISVHNGRQHVPVFISEEMVGHKLGEFSPTRTYRGHTYISDKKVKKR, encoded by the coding sequence ATGCCACGTTCTCTTAAAAAAGGTCCATTTATTGATGCTCATCTATTAAGAAAAGTGGAAAAAGCAGTAGAAAGTGGTAATAAAAGACCAATTCGTACTTGGTCTAGGCGTTCTACTATTTTCCCAAAGATGATTGGTTTAACTATTTCTGTTCATAATGGTCGACAACATGTACCTGTATTTATTAGTGAAGAAATGGTTGGTCATAAGCTTGGAGAATTTTCTCCAACTCGTACTTATAGAGGTCATACTTATATATCAGATAAAAAAGTTAAAAAACGTTAG
- the rplB gene encoding 50S ribosomal protein L2 — protein MTIVKCKSTSPGRRHLVKVVNYSLHKGSPCSALLRPLRKSGGRNNRGCITVRHIGGRHKRCYRLLDFKRNKDNILGVVERLEYDPNRSTYIALILYKDGERRYILGVKNLKIGDEIQSGLDVPVRIGNSLPMQFIPIGSIVHNIEMKVGKGGQLARSAGACAQIIARDDSFVTLRLRSGEVRKIQATCRATLGEVGNNEHMLRMFGKAGASRWRGIRPTVRGTAMNPVDHPHGGGEGRNFGKHPVSPWGLKTKGKRTRSNKRTDKFIIRHRSVK, from the coding sequence ATGACTATTGTAAAGTGTAAGTCTACATCGCCTGGTAGACGTCATTTAGTTAAGGTAGTTAACTATAGTTTGCATAAAGGTAGTCCTTGTAGTGCTTTATTACGTCCATTAAGAAAATCAGGAGGGCGTAATAATCGTGGATGTATTACAGTGCGTCATATTGGTGGTAGACATAAAAGGTGTTATCGATTGCTTGATTTTAAAAGGAATAAAGATAATATTTTAGGTGTAGTAGAGCGTTTGGAATACGATCCTAATCGTTCTACTTATATTGCTTTAATTTTATATAAAGATGGTGAGCGTCGTTATATTTTAGGAGTAAAAAATCTAAAAATTGGAGATGAAATTCAATCTGGCCTTGATGTGCCGGTAAGAATTGGTAATTCTTTGCCTATGCAATTTATTCCGATTGGTTCTATTGTACATAATATAGAAATGAAAGTTGGTAAAGGAGGGCAATTAGCGCGTTCTGCAGGTGCATGTGCTCAGATTATAGCTCGGGATGATTCTTTTGTGACTTTGCGTCTTCGTTCAGGTGAAGTGCGTAAAATTCAAGCTACATGTCGTGCAACGTTGGGTGAAGTTGGCAATAATGAGCATATGTTACGTATGTTTGGTAAAGCAGGTGCGAGTAGATGGCGAGGTATTCGTCCAACTGTCAGAGGTACTGCTATGAATCCAGTAGATCATCCTCATGGAGGTGGTGAGGGTCGTAATTTTGGTAAACATCCGGTTTCTCCTTGGGGTTTAAAAACTAAAGGTAAGAGAACTCGTAGTAACAAACGTACTGATAAGTTTATTATACGTCATCGTAGTGTTAAATAA
- the rplW gene encoding 50S ribosomal protein L23: MYREYLLNVLQSPYVSEKTSVATDKFNTVVFRTVKSAKKIDIKIAVQNLFSVKVQNVRTLVVKGKIKRSKKHFGRRSDWKKAYVSLKEGERIDLISETKLNKVHK, from the coding sequence ATTTATAGAGAGTATTTATTAAATGTACTTCAATCTCCTTACGTTTCTGAAAAAACGTCAGTTGCTACGGATAAATTTAATACTGTTGTTTTTAGAACAGTCAAATCTGCTAAAAAAATCGATATCAAGATTGCTGTGCAAAATTTATTTTCCGTTAAAGTACAAAATGTACGGACTTTGGTAGTTAAAGGAAAAATAAAGCGCAGTAAGAAGCATTTTGGTCGTCGTAGTGATTGGAAAAAGGCATATGTTTCTTTAAAAGAAGGTGAAAGAATAGATTTAATTAGCGAGACCAAGTTGAATAAAGTGCATAAATGA
- the rplD gene encoding 50S ribosomal protein L4 codes for MDLQLQDNGLMLKVSSFVFDRPFNKALIHQVVVAYAAGSRQGTKSQKSRALVTGSNKKPWRQKGTGRARAGSVKSPIWRSGGVTFASKPRDYSQKINKKMYKGALRSILSELVRQKRLFIVNNFSINKPRTSSLIEKLKDMKLVEREILKKILIIVNNRENNLFLAARNLQNIKVIQTININPISLIIFDKVVVVCDSIRKIEEMCA; via the coding sequence ATGGATTTACAGTTACAAGATAATGGTCTTATGTTAAAAGTGTCAAGTTTTGTATTTGATAGGCCTTTTAATAAAGCATTGATACATCAGGTTGTTGTTGCATATGCGGCTGGTTCTCGTCAAGGAACAAAATCTCAGAAAAGTCGAGCATTAGTAACTGGTTCTAATAAGAAGCCTTGGCGTCAGAAAGGGACAGGTCGAGCACGTGCTGGTTCTGTGAAAAGTCCTATTTGGCGTTCTGGCGGTGTTACTTTTGCTTCTAAACCTCGAGATTATAGCCAAAAAATTAATAAAAAGATGTATAAGGGCGCATTAAGGAGTATCCTATCTGAATTAGTTCGTCAGAAGCGTTTGTTTATTGTTAATAACTTTTCTATTAACAAACCAAGAACCAGTTCCTTAATAGAAAAGTTAAAAGATATGAAATTAGTTGAAAGAGAAATTCTGAAAAAAATTTTGATTATTGTTAACAATAGGGAAAATAATTTATTTTTAGCTGCTCGTAACTTGCAGAATATTAAAGTTATTCAAACGATTAATATTAATCCTATTAGTTTGATTATTTTTGATAAGGTAGTTGTGGTTTGTGATTCAATCAGAAAAATAGAGGAAATGTGTGCGTAA
- the rplC gene encoding 50S ribosomal protein L3: MYGLVGKKLGMTRIFNENGVVTPVTVVYVEPNSVTQIKNLHSDGYFAIQFTTGSRKKSRLNKAELGHFLKAGVKAGRGLWEFRISEKEILNVKVGQKFNVESFMSIKRVDVTGISKGKGFAGVIKRWNFHSQDASHGNSLSHRAPGSIGQNQTPGKVFKGKKMPGQLGNKKNTVQSLDLVRVDLVRNLLLIKGSIPGSIGNDILIKPSIR; this comes from the coding sequence ATGTATGGTTTAGTTGGTAAAAAATTGGGTATGACTAGGATTTTTAATGAAAATGGTGTTGTTACCCCAGTTACCGTAGTTTACGTAGAGCCTAATAGTGTCACTCAAATTAAAAATCTACACAGTGATGGGTATTTTGCTATTCAATTTACTACTGGTAGTAGGAAGAAGAGTCGCTTGAATAAGGCAGAATTAGGTCATTTTTTAAAGGCAGGAGTGAAGGCAGGGCGTGGTTTGTGGGAGTTTCGTATTTCTGAAAAAGAAATCTTAAATGTTAAAGTAGGTCAGAAGTTTAACGTTGAGTCTTTTATGTCTATCAAACGAGTTGATGTAACTGGTATATCAAAAGGTAAGGGATTTGCAGGTGTCATTAAGCGTTGGAATTTTCATTCACAAGATGCTAGTCATGGAAATTCTTTATCACATCGAGCTCCAGGATCTATTGGACAAAATCAAACTCCAGGAAAAGTTTTTAAAGGTAAAAAGATGCCTGGACAATTAGGTAATAAGAAAAATACTGTACAAAGTTTGGATCTTGTCCGTGTTGATTTAGTCCGTAATTTATTATTAATTAAAGGATCAATACCGGGATCTATTGGAAATGATATTTTGATTAAGCCTTCTATTAGGTAA
- the rpsJ gene encoding 30S ribosomal protein S10 yields the protein MQNQRIRIRLKAFDHKLIDQSTAEIVETAKRTGAQVRGPIPLPTRKERFTVLISPHVNKDARDQYEIRTHKRLVDIVEPTEKTVDALMRLDLAAGVDVQISLG from the coding sequence ATGCAAAATCAAAGAATTAGGATTAGGTTGAAAGCTTTTGATCATAAATTAATTGATCAATCAACTGCAGAAATTGTAGAAACTGCTAAACGAACTGGAGCTCAAGTACGTGGCCCTATTCCTTTGCCTACCCGTAAAGAACGTTTTACTGTTTTAATTTCTCCTCATGTTAATAAAGATGCCCGCGATCAATATGAAATACGTACTCATAAACGATTAGTGGATATTGTTGAGCCGACTGAAAAAACTGTTGACGCTTTAATGAGATTAGACTTAGCTGCTGGTGTTGATGTTCAAATTAGTCTTGGTTAA
- the bfr gene encoding bacterioferritin gives MKIDDQVVNHFNNILKNELVAINQYLLHSSIFKKQGLVHLFQMEYQESMEEQKHADSCIMRILFLDGVLDISRFDKLSIGNDVESILKNDLDLELRNIQSLRASIAYIDSTSDYVSRDIMLKILVDEEKHVDFLETELYFISKIGMCNYLQSQMKNDYLNGRIDK, from the coding sequence ATGAAAATTGATGATCAGGTGGTTAATCATTTTAATAATATATTAAAAAATGAACTTGTTGCTATAAATCAGTATCTTTTACATTCTAGTATATTTAAGAAGCAGGGTTTAGTGCATCTTTTTCAAATGGAATATCAAGAATCTATGGAAGAACAAAAGCATGCAGATTCTTGTATTATGCGCATTTTATTTTTAGATGGAGTATTAGATATATCCAGATTTGATAAATTGAGTATCGGTAATGATGTTGAGAGTATTTTAAAAAATGATTTAGATTTAGAATTACGTAATATACAAAGTTTACGAGCAAGTATTGCTTATATTGATTCAACAAGTGATTATGTATCAAGAGATATAATGTTAAAAATTCTTGTTGATGAAGAAAAACATGTAGATTTTTTGGAAACTGAGTTGTATTTCATTTCAAAAATTGGAATGTGTAATTATTTACAGTCACAAATGAAAAATGATTATTTGAATGGCAGGATAGATAAATAA
- the coaA gene encoding type I pantothenate kinase, giving the protein MNNNKIQLSSVPYLEFNRTQWSRLRNSVPLLLNKKEIKKIQGINEELSLQEVKNIYLPLSRLLNFYITYNIRRKIATEQFLGTNIQPVPYIIGIAGSVAVGKSTTARVLKTLLSRWPEHRVVELVTTDGFLHSNKILKKRNIMKKKGFPQSYDTRSLVHFLSKIKSGEKIIKVPIYSHLIYDVIYNKKKTISKPDILILEGLNVLQSNLDYKENAYNIFVSDFLDFSIYVDAQEWLLKRWYIQRFLKLRQSTFLNANSFFHHYTKLSNQQTIKNASKIWKEINSPNLRQNILPTKKRANLILIKSINHKINKIKVRT; this is encoded by the coding sequence ATGAATAATAATAAAATACAATTATCTTCAGTTCCTTATCTAGAATTTAATCGCACCCAATGGTCGAGATTAAGAAATTCGGTTCCGTTACTTTTAAACAAGAAAGAAATAAAAAAAATACAAGGAATTAATGAAGAACTTTCTTTACAAGAAGTCAAGAATATTTATCTACCTTTATCACGCCTTCTTAATTTCTATATTACATATAACATAAGACGTAAAATTGCAACAGAACAGTTTTTAGGAACTAATATTCAACCTGTTCCTTATATTATAGGAATAGCTGGAAGTGTCGCAGTTGGTAAAAGCACAACCGCTAGAGTATTAAAAACATTGCTAAGTAGATGGCCAGAACATCGTGTGGTAGAATTAGTAACTACAGATGGATTTCTACATTCTAATAAAATTTTAAAAAAAAGAAACATAATGAAAAAAAAAGGCTTTCCACAATCATATGATACACGAAGCCTAGTACACTTTCTTTCCAAAATAAAATCTGGAGAAAAAATAATAAAAGTTCCAATTTATTCTCACTTAATATACGATGTTATTTATAACAAAAAAAAAACAATATCAAAACCAGATATTTTAATCCTTGAAGGACTTAATGTACTACAAAGTAATTTAGACTATAAAGAAAACGCCTATAATATATTTGTATCAGATTTTCTCGATTTTTCTATTTATGTTGATGCTCAAGAGTGGCTATTGAAACGCTGGTATATTCAACGTTTTCTTAAATTACGCCAAAGCACTTTTTTAAACGCTAATTCCTTTTTCCATCACTATACTAAACTTTCCAATCAACAAACTATCAAAAACGCATCTAAAATATGGAAAGAAATTAATAGTCCAAATTTACGACAAAATATATTACCTACAAAAAAACGTGCGAACCTCATTTTAATTAAAAGCATAAATCACAAAATAAATAAAATTAAGGTAAGAACATAA
- a CDS encoding biotin--[acetyl-CoA-carboxylase] ligase encodes MHIICDWELHDIANKFSYYYEYRSFTEFYVLSDILKDYSNNNLFLFLIIDSTNKYLIDHIVNLKSGDVCIAEYQSQGMGRLGRKWISFLGGNLYFSIYWHMVKRKVFNTIFSPMVAVVVAETLKILGVRMVRIKWPNDIYLNNRKLAGILVEIKNKINDDFLHLIIGIGINLSSFHMSAHYSNMVYKNSWASLQEFDIYINRNLLIFELISVLHDTLRKFEHGDFRSFVMRWSLFDNFYNKKIKLLVNNKILQGINRGINRQGALLLERSGRVYSYLNANIF; translated from the coding sequence ATGCATATAATTTGTGATTGGGAATTACATGATATAGCAAATAAATTTAGTTATTATTATGAATATAGGAGTTTTACTGAATTTTATGTTTTATCTGATATTTTAAAAGATTATTCGAATAATAATTTATTTTTATTTTTAATAATTGATTCAACAAATAAATATTTGATAGATCATATTGTTAATTTAAAATCTGGAGATGTTTGTATTGCAGAGTATCAGAGTCAAGGAATGGGTAGGTTGGGTAGAAAATGGATATCTTTTCTTGGTGGTAATTTATATTTTTCTATTTATTGGCATATGGTTAAGAGAAAAGTATTTAATACGATATTTAGCCCAATGGTTGCTGTTGTGGTGGCAGAAACATTGAAGATATTAGGTGTACGTATGGTACGAATTAAGTGGCCTAATGACATTTATCTTAATAATCGTAAATTAGCGGGAATATTAGTAGAAATTAAAAATAAAATTAATGATGATTTTTTACATTTGATAATTGGCATTGGCATCAATTTATCGTCATTTCATATGTCAGCACATTATAGCAATATGGTATATAAAAATAGTTGGGCAAGTTTACAAGAATTTGATATTTATATCAATCGTAATTTACTAATTTTTGAATTAATTAGTGTTCTACATGATACTTTACGAAAATTTGAGCATGGAGATTTTAGGTCTTTTGTTATGCGTTGGTCATTATTTGATAATTTTTATAATAAAAAAATAAAATTATTGGTTAATAATAAAATATTACAAGGTATTAATCGTGGTATAAATAGACAGGGTGCTTTACTATTAGAAAGATCCGGAAGAGTATATTCTTATTTGAATGCTAATATTTTTTAG
- the murB gene encoding UDP-N-acetylmuramate dehydrogenase — protein MCIFNKVTLKYFNTFSIDVSAESIKEVYSESELLIYWRQATQNNKSVLLLGGGCNVLFLEDYNGVVLLNRIKGLLVHESSNFWHLHIGAGEIWHQLVVYSLFRNMPGLENLAWIPGYVGAAPIHNIGAFGVELQQFCEYVDVLQLNNGEKIRFMSFDCKFGYRDSIFKKKFYKYAVVAVGLKISKIWHPVLNYRSLRSLNVSEISPIQLFRFIYDLRCRSIPDPSVIGNAGSFFKNPIVDRNIADNLSNCYPDMPCSFQCNGKVKLFAAWLIDSCHLKGYRLGNAGVYSKQSLVLINSNQCATGIEIVKLACFIRNRVADKFSIWLEPEVRFIDAHGEIDAIKLFNELC, from the coding sequence ATGTGTATATTTAATAAGGTAACTTTGAAATATTTTAATACTTTTTCTATTGATGTATCAGCCGAAAGTATTAAGGAAGTTTATAGTGAAAGTGAACTTTTAATATATTGGCGGCAGGCTACTCAGAATAATAAATCAGTGTTATTATTAGGGGGCGGTTGTAATGTTTTATTTTTAGAAGATTATAATGGTGTTGTGTTGTTGAATCGTATAAAAGGATTATTAGTGCATGAATCTAGTAATTTTTGGCATTTGCATATCGGAGCAGGAGAGATTTGGCATCAGCTAGTTGTTTATAGTTTATTTCGAAACATGCCTGGTTTGGAAAATTTAGCATGGATACCTGGTTATGTGGGAGCTGCTCCTATTCATAATATTGGAGCTTTTGGTGTTGAATTACAGCAATTTTGTGAATATGTAGATGTTTTACAGTTAAATAATGGAGAAAAAATTCGCTTCATGTCTTTTGATTGTAAGTTTGGATATCGTGATAGTATATTTAAAAAAAAATTCTACAAATATGCTGTTGTTGCTGTTGGATTAAAAATTTCTAAAATTTGGCATCCTGTCCTTAATTATAGATCATTACGTAGTTTAAATGTTAGCGAAATTTCACCTATTCAATTGTTTCGTTTTATTTATGATTTACGTTGCAGGAGTATACCTGATCCTTCGGTAATTGGAAACGCTGGCAGTTTTTTTAAGAATCCAATTGTTGATAGGAATATAGCTGATAACTTATCTAATTGTTACCCTGATATGCCATGTTCCTTTCAGTGTAATGGAAAAGTGAAATTATTTGCAGCTTGGTTAATAGATAGTTGTCATTTAAAAGGTTATCGGCTAGGTAATGCGGGAGTTTACAGTAAGCAATCTTTAGTTTTAATTAACAGTAATCAGTGTGCTACAGGCATTGAGATTGTTAAATTAGCTTGTTTTATTCGTAATAGAGTTGCTGATAAGTTTTCAATTTGGTTAGAGCCAGAAGTAAGATTTATTGATGCTCATGGTGAAATCGATGCAATTAAATTATTTAATGAATTATGTTAG